The Gossypium hirsutum isolate 1008001.06 chromosome D07, Gossypium_hirsutum_v2.1, whole genome shotgun sequence genome includes the window CAAGCGTCCATTTTATTAAAATCacgattattaaaataaaattcttaaggtttcaaaatgtttgatcctaacttactggatacaacattttgttatctcgttttttaaaataaaggcaatgtttgatgtttaagaatttcgagaaaatgaaccctaacttactggattcggATTTCTCAATTGACTTAAATAGTCAAGTATCCTTCTAAAAAGCACATGTTCTTCTAAAAAGGAATAAATCTAATTTCAAAGATTGAATGTTcgcaccctaactcactgagtgtgacaatttatctCTTCGAAATGAATGCGTCTTACCATTAAAGTTTTCTCACCAAAGGATCGTATCTTATAATCTTTTCAGAATTTTAACATTAAGACATCAAACAATCAAATCGGTACCAAatttaggcgttacgagggtgctgacccctcctcgtgcgtaaccgactcccgaacctattttatCAAATCTCGTAGACCTAAATCCTTTTAAAGTGTACCGATCACACcccaataaaggatcggtggcgactctaattttcaattttttaagtcgacaactaaacttttttttgttcttcaaAAACGGTGGTTTCGACAACTAGAAATGCAAGTTTCGTAAGATTACATGGTAAAAAAAATGAACAACAATAGTATTAAACAACAGCAACCCTTACTATCTGTTCATTTTGCTTGGATTACTCTTATTCAATGCCATGTTCAACAAACATTTTACTTGTTTGCTCCAACATTGAACTCTTATTGAACGCACTTTATCAATTTTACTTGTTTGCACCAACATTTttgtataaggattaaattacttagctatatcatcattcaaatacatgaaaattttgattgatcttttaaattttatattgatgtTAAAGTGTATATAATTTCTATTACATCAATAAGAAATTAGATTGGATCtagaaattcaaaatatttttacttcaatatcaaaatcaaaagggtttatgagtaaaaatcatttaactacaaaaataatttGAAGGTTTGTTTAAATAGAAGGTAAAATAGTTTAAAGATTTTTATAAGTACATTAGCCAAAATGAATCTAGAtttcaatttttcatatttttctacaTGCTAACGAGAAAAAGGCTTGCATAGATGACTAGACTAGAATGAGAAACATAATGTTACAAGTTCTATCAAGCAGTTAAATACCCATTTTCCCTCAATTTTATGAGCAACCAAACAAGGAAGAATGAGAAACACAATGTTACAAGTTCAAAACCACAATAATTCAATAAATCATGATAAGATACAACATGCATTACTTACAACTGAACATAGCATCGAGAAACATTGAAAAAAATAAGTTGTCAGAAGAGAAACATGAACACTATCAACTTCTGAAGAAATCAAATAGATGAAACTTGGAAAATGAGAatagaaatggataaagaactaaTCATTCCAAGAAAATGTCCTTAGCAACCATGTAAATGCCAGATAAAATCTGCAGcttttgaataaatcaaaatagatCAAAACCAGTGGAAAAATGAGGGTAATGAACGATTTCCTGTAACTCAATACAAAAATCTTACGATGGACTGGTGATTAAGTTATAATGTCTCTGTCCAATCAACTATCAACATTATGAACGATACCCTTAATTTAAATTGCATTAAATAGATGAAGATaggtacaaaatatgatcatgctTTCATTAGTTTTTAAAGAGAATAACtatacaaccttagaaaatagaAACTCAATTATCTGTTGCCTTCAAAATGTAGGGACAGACTAATAATAAAGAAAACCAGTAGAAAGTTACAACTacaaacttaaatattaaatattcgaGATCCATTGGGCCAATtcgatattaaaaaaattgaaaatttgaaattataaatgAATGAAGCATACTAGATCAAATtagatttaaattaaatataatatcattGACTCATTATGGTAAGCAATCACCAATGATTTGAgcacacatatatgcataatatatACTTTTCGTCAATATGGTAAGATGGTCCATCCTCATGCAGATATAAcattaaaacaatattatataatatattaagtgCAGCTAAATTctgttttttataattaagtgcAGTGAGCAGGTTTACGaaccaagaaaaaaataaaaaaaaattagaaaaaattatgggttttggtaaatatttaatattctaGTTAGTACTGCAAGCAAGAagacaaaaaattagaaaaaaaaaatcactatcAAAATTCAAGAATCACTATCAAAACACCATGAAAGGGACATTAAAGTTTAGCAATATAAAACCAGTATCAATCTTCAAAACTAAAAAGAAACCTATTATTTCtactaatttaacaaaaaaaattagaaaaaaaggaAATCAAAATGGGAGAAGAGTTACTTGAGGGAGGACTGCTCACATCGAACCACTATCCGATTGTTTCTTTTCTCAAGTTTCCACCTTAATCGAAAGTAAGAGAAGGCCTTGTTGAGGGCATTTGGAGTTAGAAAAATGATTCTTAGATTGAAGGCCTTGTTAGGGTTTGTCAAATGGAGATAGGGTTGGTGAGGATAGAAGCATGAAAAAGAAGGAGATAAGGTTGGGAGGAAATgggaagaagaatgaaaaaaagaagaaaatgctTCAGACGTGAGAAAGAAATTATGGTAAAGTTGAAAGTTTGACCTAATTTTTCACCCACCCATTCGCTGAATCATTATTTTGTGGGGAGACCATCGAATTGTAAACGACAATTTTGCCTTGAATAATCCCATATGGAATAGGGCTGTAATAGCTCATTATAGCCAGCCAAACAATGGCTTAGTGATGGGCCCACTGAATTCAGCTGTAATGTATTAGTATTACAGCCAACCAAATATGTTGTAAAGTAGTATATATGGGTTCCAAGAATACAAGAAATCCACAAATTGACCTTGAATTCAATTCCCATCTCTTGAACATAGTTAACCCGATCAACAAACCCAGATCCAAATCCACTTTCTAACTAAAAGCAAGCCATTGAAAAATCCCCTATCTATTCTCCTGTCAAAAACTAAAATGGTGCTCTCATTTTGATTATTGTCATAATCTCCCATTTATCCTCCTGTCTTTCTAACTCAAACCAACATATAAACGTAAATAGTGCTCTCATTTTgattaatatcaaaatttttaaaaaaatttgtagatctTGTAAATTTTTacagaattttttaaaatcaaaatttgtcACTTTGTAAATGATGTGagctaaatttattgatttttttaatttttaaattaaaatgacaaaatttgtaaatatggaaggctaaaattgttattttttatatttaggatcaaatggATAGATTTTGTGGACATTAGGGTGCTAAATTaattattagaccaataaaaaatgACATTAACACTTCCGTCAAATTTCAAATGGCTGTTAATGAAGGTTTGGTGACAAAAAAATTTGATTTCGAATAGTTTTGTGATTATTTCTATACTTTACCCTtatgtattttgattttaattttgatttttttaattcatatatttttaatttttagaatcatgatcaaattgtcaaaatatgtaaacattaagtattaaattaattgatttttaaaaaaattataactaaattaagaaaataaataatattgagaattaaatttattattataatatatcacGTCAATAACCAGCCacattttaacaataaaataactaaattatgaaattgactTTAACGGTAAATTAACaaaagtatttgatgatgtaaaTATAAACCCGCTTTTGAAAACATATTATTATActaatgaatatatatttaattttgtataatataatttatgaatttaataaaatttatggttaaacGGAAAATTATGACAACCTAGAGTTATGCAAGCACAGGGCTAAATATTTTCgatgaaatttaatcatttatattttaaaattaaaatcttaaGACCAATTGCAAAATGGGGACTACTCTAGAGAGTAGAGAGACAACGGATAATCTAGTGATTTCcctttaaaaagaaagaagaaataataaTACCGCCACATCATCGATCCAAGTGAACCCCTATTCTAATCGTCTGAACCGAATCTCATCCgtccatttttatccaaaataaaatatcatctttGCAAAGTGATCATCAAACAGTATCTAAAGCTGTGTTGGCTTTGGGCTTTAGTTTTCAGtgtagaaaattttgaaaaccgaagAGAGAAGTGAGAGATTTTTTGGGGACTGACTGCCCTTTCAAGTTCAAAGCTTTGTTGAAGgaattttttctttcattttcgcTATTCTTTTTGCAAAATTAATGGCTACTGAAGAGGTCAATAACCCTCCCTCACTTCCTTCTTACCCACAGGTACACATCTTCACTTCCTTCTTAATGATAAGTCGATGATCAAAATTTTGATCTTTAAAGTTTTTGTGTGTGTACTTTTTgatggaatataaaagaaacccATTTTCATTCAACCTCAAATTTCATGGATTTtgatgtaatttaatttttttactgatttaatatttctcttttattttctcatcttcaattcaatttttttttgcagaaatttcttcattttcattgattttttttctgatattttctttttatatatatatttttaaaaagacaCTTTGCCTTGAGAATTGTCAGAAAATTTatatttcctttttttgtttctcattttcatttttttttctggcTGCAGTTTTGATGTTCATCAAAGAAGTTTCTGTCGATCTCATGAGGATTTTATTTTTCGTTTGTAATTTTACATCATAGTAACTTCTTTACTTATTTTCCTCCACTTTTAAGCATAAAATTTAAGCTACCTAGCTTAAAAATTGCTTGAAAATCGAAATAactcgtctttaatttgatcatgCAGCTAATTATTAATGCCATAGAAGCATTAAACGACAAGGATGGTTCAAACAAGACCTCAATATCCAAATACATAGAGTCCAAGTACGGAGATTTGGCTGCTGGCCATTCCACTCTCCTTTCTCACCACCTTAATATAATGAAAGAAAGTGGGGAACTTGTGTTTTGGAAAAACAATTACATGAAAGCTGATCCGAGCGCTCCACCAAGGCGTGGCCGTGGTAGGCCTCCAAAACCCAAGGTCCCATTGCCACCTGGTATGGTTTTAAGCTCTGCAAGGCCTAGGGGCCGCCCTCCTAAGAACCCCAACGCTCCCCTTAGGTTCCCCAAGCCTTCTGGGAGTGGGAAACCACGTGGAAGGCCAAGGAAGATGGCTCGACCCGAAGGGGGAATAGCTGCCAGCTCCACAACTATGATGTCGGCCTCCGTTAGGCCTAGGGGACGTCCGCCTAAGGTGAAGACTTCCGCATTCACTGAAGTCAGTGTTGGACATTAAACAGTATTCTCTTCAACGGTTTTTAACTTGTAGTGGTGATTTACtatttactttatgtttatttgtttgttttgttgTAGAATTTGCACGGTGTTTGTTAGTTTGATAATCGTGTGTGTTTTTAAGTGTCTTCTAGAAAATTTAATGTAGTTGTACTTGAGGCTTTgtacttttttcttcttctttatttcttttaaattgaaAGTCCTTGTAAAAAGGATGAGTTTGACGACCATATCGAACTTGTTTATCCGTGTTGTGAGTTTGCTTCAATTTTGAATGAGATGCTTGTTTACTCATTACCCATGATACCCAAACTCTTCATTCCCTTGAAATATAATATTTGTGTATCAAACATATTTGGACATGATTCGGAGGTTAAGATATGTAAAAATTGAGCATGATCGTATTAGACATATACATATACCCTTGTCAACATTTACCCCGAAAGTAGGTAAAACATAGATGCTTGCTAAGCCATGTGTTTGCTTGCCTAATATTTGTTAATAGCATTTAACTATGCTGTTACTTTGCAATTATCTGTAGCTGTTTTGAAGTTAAGAACAGATTCTGAAATTAGGTGACACAGAGATGCTCACTTGCATTAGCAAGTAGCATGGACTTGGTCACTGGTTAATTTGAGCTTGGCAGAACAACATGCATGcaatgaaaatatgattttttttttgggtctTTGGTTAGgcattaaattgtaaaattattagtGTTATCAGCTCTTTCATGGGAATTATTGATTTTCCCATTCTCTAACCTTAGATTTTTACAACATTTTTTCCTGAAATTCAATGTGTTGTCGAATGCATGTTTGTGTTTGTTTCTGGAATTCACTTGGAATTTAAGAACATAACTTcgtaaagtttcaaaaaaaaaaaaaacataacttcaaaattaaaatagacgatttcattttataattacaTATGATTCCCTTTAGAATATTGGTTTGAATGGAAGTACGAGGTTGTCTGACAAAGGTGGGGGAGGTTTCGGATCTTTTTAGGTTTGGGATTGCTTTCACCATAATTCTACGTTCCAACAACCTGTATAAGATGGTGATGTACGCTTTCAACTTTGACCAAAGATAACGCTGGAAGGGGTTCAAATTGTGTTGTTTTCAGATTTAGGTTAAGTTTAGAATAAGTTTTCTGATTTAAGATATTTCAATGTTTTCTTTATGTTATATgtcatcatatttttatttaaactttgaTGATATCTTAACTTGTATAAAATGGTGGTTGCAGCTTTTATCAcacttattaaaatatatttatataattaatatcaatatttGTTAGCAAAACTGGTTAAATAATTTGATTACTGATGCTTTTCTATATTATCATcttgatatttaaaataattgattcAATCAACTCCAATATTTTAtactagcaaaaaaaaaaattcaatattttaacaTGTGActttacatgtttattttttaaaatttttaaataatatatttttatatattttaaaaaatatatatttactaattaaatgataaaaggtCATAATAAGACTTtattgatttgataaataattaagagaataaaataatattttagaagtaatgaaaattaaaaaagtgAGAAACAGTCAATAGTAAAATGTTAAGTAATTagataagttatttttaatttgaatacGAGTCAAAATTTTACTTATAAAGAATCATTATTTAAGCATTTCATTGTTTTTAACATAATATTTCACAACACAAAGATAAACAATATtcactattataaaaatattattaaaatcaaaTGATAGTAAAACCATggaatatcaaataataataaccaaacatctcaaataataatgaaaatcatacttttttttttgtgatggAAACAAAACATACtaactaatttaaaatgtttttttttgaagattttggcatattccctaaaGATGAAGTTGTAAGGGTGAAAGTTTAAGATGAAAGAGGAATTGGATTTAGGAGACGACTTCGAAaggttttaaaagaaaaaaaagaatcatcatgctgataacatgttataaataaagagagatggagagaataaagaacaaagaaaatatgaaagcaatagagaatgtactttattaataaaaagggatgattacaatgcttcaccagagcctctatttataggcataagaagtataaaagaagtagagatctaattctaataactattagaatttaaagtatatcaaaactttatcttgatcatgatggacatccacttaataagatattcataacacccCCTTAGATGTCCATttgtagataatgtgcctcgttaaaccttattagaaaaaaccctatgggataaaaacctaataaaggaaaaagagtaTACAATCTTCTATTACAAATTGCCTCATTAAAATCCTTTACcaagaaaacccaatgggacaaaaccttggttaaagggAAAGAGTACAACTTATTTTAGGCTTCCCCTATTGCcattacattacatctttgagttgacgcattccaatcttgtgtagtagtctttcaaatgttgaagttgacAA containing:
- the LOC107954787 gene encoding HMG-Y-related protein A; the encoded protein is MATEEVNNPPSLPSYPQLIINAIEALNDKDGSNKTSISKYIESKYGDLAAGHSTLLSHHLNIMKESGELVFWKNNYMKADPSAPPRRGRGRPPKPKVPLPPGMVLSSARPRGRPPKNPNAPLRFPKPSGSGKPRGRPRKMARPEGGIAASSTTMMSASVRPRGRPPKVKTSAFTEVSVGH